Proteins from a genomic interval of uncultured Fibrobacter sp.:
- the larC gene encoding nickel pincer cofactor biosynthesis protein LarC translates to MMKYLYLDGSCGISGDMTVAALLGLGASREKMDAAIAGLNLEGVHVHVDNSKSYSIAGLSFAVHVHGHDADHVHSHEEGYVEHHHHHEHGHHHHEHRHLSEVYEILDRAANAGAVTPRALETAKKIFRIIAEAEAKAHGVPVEEVHFHEVGAVDSIVDILAVAVLADDLGIENCIVTGLNEGSGFVETQHGQLPIPVPAVAHIAEAAGIALHITETKGEMVTPTGAGIVAALRTSERLPASYKILKSGIGLGKRDFGRANFLRAQIIEDCANDKGGDATSSATGSAALDCNVFQIEANIDDSTPEELGYAMDKLFEAGARDVHFIPCYMKKNRMGTLLCALADSEHLAAVEKAIFLHTSTVGVRRFPVERTCMARSIFEVETEFGKVRVKKSVLGDIEKIKPEFDDLKACADKAGVPIREIQKAVEKKLH, encoded by the coding sequence TAGAAGGCGTCCACGTCCATGTGGATAATTCAAAGAGTTACAGCATTGCGGGGCTTTCTTTTGCGGTGCATGTTCACGGTCACGATGCTGACCACGTGCATTCTCACGAAGAAGGGTATGTAGAGCATCATCATCACCATGAGCACGGGCACCATCATCACGAACATCGGCACTTGTCCGAGGTTTACGAGATTCTGGACCGCGCAGCAAATGCAGGGGCAGTCACGCCCCGCGCCCTTGAAACCGCAAAAAAGATTTTCCGCATCATCGCCGAAGCCGAGGCGAAGGCTCACGGCGTGCCCGTAGAAGAAGTCCATTTCCACGAAGTGGGTGCCGTCGATTCCATCGTCGATATCTTGGCGGTCGCCGTCCTTGCAGATGACCTTGGTATAGAGAACTGCATCGTTACAGGGCTCAACGAAGGTTCTGGCTTTGTAGAAACGCAACATGGCCAGTTGCCGATTCCCGTTCCGGCGGTAGCGCACATTGCAGAAGCAGCGGGCATCGCGCTTCACATCACCGAAACGAAAGGTGAAATGGTCACCCCAACGGGAGCGGGCATCGTGGCGGCCCTCCGGACAAGCGAACGCCTCCCCGCAAGTTACAAGATTTTAAAATCGGGCATAGGTCTCGGCAAGCGCGATTTCGGGCGAGCAAATTTCTTGCGGGCACAAATCATTGAGGACTGCGCAAACGACAAAGGCGGCGACGCAACATCCAGTGCCACAGGCTCCGCGGCTCTTGATTGCAACGTTTTCCAGATTGAAGCGAACATCGACGATTCCACTCCCGAAGAACTGGGCTACGCCATGGACAAACTCTTCGAAGCGGGAGCCCGCGACGTCCATTTTATCCCCTGCTACATGAAGAAAAACCGCATGGGCACTCTCCTGTGCGCCCTCGCCGACAGCGAGCACCTGGCTGCCGTAGAGAAAGCGATTTTCTTACATACATCGACCGTCGGCGTGCGCCGTTTCCCCGTAGAACGCACCTGCATGGCCCGCAGCATCTTCGAAGTCGAAACAGAATTCGGCAAGGTTCGCGTCAAGAAGTCCGTCCTAGGCGACATCGAAAAAATCAAGCCCGAATTTGACGACCTGAAAGCATGTGCCGACAAGGCTGGCGTTCCCATTCGCGAAATCCAGAAAGCTGTCGAGAAGAAACTGCACTAA
- the larE gene encoding ATP-dependent sacrificial sulfur transferase LarE: MESLSQKFEKLKNLLREMNRVAIAFSAGVDSTFLAKVAHDTLGDNMVAYTVQAGMVPEREIAFSREFCKLHGIPQQLIEVDEMQVEGFAENSRERCYFCKRNLFSKIAERAKAAGFSTVCEGSNADDIHDYRPGMRALQELGIRSPLLECGLTKADIRELSHQLDLPTWDKPSFACLASRIPYGEPISREKLSMVSNAEQLLFELGFKQFRVRLHGNLARIEVLPEDFDKVLEKRDQILAAFKKIGFTYISLDLQGFRSGSLNETLATK, from the coding sequence ATGGAAAGCTTGAGTCAAAAGTTTGAAAAACTGAAAAACCTCTTGCGCGAAATGAACCGCGTCGCCATCGCATTTTCTGCCGGCGTAGATTCCACATTCCTAGCAAAAGTCGCCCACGACACGCTGGGCGACAACATGGTCGCCTACACCGTCCAGGCGGGAATGGTCCCCGAGCGCGAAATCGCATTTTCCCGAGAGTTCTGCAAGTTGCACGGAATCCCGCAGCAGCTGATAGAAGTTGACGAAATGCAGGTAGAAGGCTTTGCCGAAAACTCCAGGGAACGTTGCTACTTCTGCAAGCGCAACCTGTTTTCTAAAATTGCAGAACGCGCAAAGGCCGCAGGATTTTCAACCGTCTGCGAAGGCAGCAATGCCGATGACATTCACGACTACCGCCCGGGAATGCGCGCCCTCCAGGAACTAGGCATCAGGAGCCCCCTCCTGGAATGCGGACTCACAAAAGCGGACATCCGCGAACTTTCGCACCAACTGGATTTACCTACGTGGGACAAGCCTTCCTTCGCCTGCCTCGCAAGCCGCATCCCTTACGGAGAACCCATTTCCCGGGAAAAGCTTTCCATGGTATCAAATGCGGAGCAACTGCTTTTTGAACTGGGCTTCAAGCAGTTCCGCGTGCGCCTGCATGGCAACCTCGCACGCATCGAGGTGTTGCCGGAAGATTTCGACAAGGTTCTAGAAAAGCGCGACCAGATTCTCGCAGCCTTCAAGAAAATCGGATTTACCTACATCTCGCTAGACCTGCAGGGCTTCCGCAGCGGCAGCCTGAACGAGACTTTAGCCACGAAGTAA
- a CDS encoding DUF4405 domain-containing protein: MPISAKIRMPLDIAMTVATLVLMGGNYFFESTAVHEILGVVLLVLWAVHITLNRRFFLSLFKGRYNVFRILQAVVNCGILLCAIFLMVSGIMLSNHVFACLGIESGANFARTAHLLASHWYYVFMSLHIGLHVSLIANRLGLAGAFKSKAALIATRVVAALVAGYGIYAFVIRGLWKYMFLQQPFFFFDAERGYALFFADYIAIIVLFAVAVHYVAKLMKA, translated from the coding sequence ATGCCTATTTCCGCCAAAATCCGTATGCCGCTTGATATCGCGATGACGGTCGCGACGCTCGTGCTGATGGGCGGCAATTACTTCTTTGAATCGACTGCCGTTCACGAGATTCTGGGCGTGGTGCTGCTTGTTCTGTGGGCGGTGCACATCACGCTGAACCGGCGATTTTTCCTTTCGCTGTTCAAGGGCCGCTACAACGTATTCCGCATTTTGCAGGCGGTCGTGAATTGCGGAATCCTTTTGTGCGCGATTTTCTTGATGGTGAGCGGAATCATGCTTTCGAACCATGTGTTCGCTTGTCTCGGGATTGAATCGGGCGCAAACTTCGCCCGCACGGCGCACCTGCTTGCAAGCCACTGGTATTACGTGTTCATGTCGCTCCACATCGGGCTGCATGTGAGCCTGATTGCAAACCGCTTGGGACTTGCGGGCGCATTCAAGTCAAAGGCGGCGCTTATCGCAACCCGCGTGGTTGCTGCTCTCGTGGCGGGCTACGGAATTTACGCCTTCGTTATTCGCGGGCTTTGGAAATACATGTTCCTGCAGCAGCCGTTTTTCTTCTTTGACGCGGAACGCGGCTACGCCCTCTTTTTCGCGGACTATATCGCCATCATTGTGCTGTTTGCCGTCGCGGTGCATTATGTGGCGAAACTCATGAAGGCGTAG